The Methanoculleus sp. SDB genome contains the following window.
TTCTCGATCGTTTTTTCAAGCCGTCCCCCCATATTGTGGAAAACCCCCTCATTCCTTCTATGTCCCACGGTGCCGGCATGAGAACACCGGAATATCTCACCAAACCATATTTTATCGTAGCGTCGGTGGAAATGGGCAATACCACCACGAAGTGCATTCTCACCGGGACGAATCTTGAGACGGGAAAGGCGTACGTCCTGAACAAGACCGTCAGCATGAGCAGGGATGTCAGGCACCCGAAGCCCGGAGAGGAGGTCTTCGGCGAGACGCTCGACGGCACTCAGCTGACCCGGGAATCGGTGACAGATCTCGTTCGTGATACCCTTATCCGGTGCCATCGCGATGCGAATCTCAGCATCAAGAAAGATCTCGATTTCGTTGTGCGGAGCACCGGCGTCGTGGCGGCGATGGACTCCCCCGATCAGGTCGGGGATTTTGTCATTGCTCTGGCCAACGGGTGTCTCGATGCCGGTGTTCCGCCGCGGAAAATGACACCGCCCATGTCGAAGGAAAATCTGCCACAGAAACTTCAGGAATTCAGTTTTGCAGACAAGGTGGTCTTTACCGGTGCGGTCGCAGGCGTCGTTCCCCCTGTCGGGTCGTCCGGTGTGGAGATGGTGGCAAACGAGATGGAGGGCGAGCTCGCCATGGCCGGCATCAAGGAGGGTGCAAAATGGACGCCCGTTGATTTTCGCAATCCCTGCGTCTCAATCGATTTCGGCACGACGCTCGACGGGCGGATCACAAGCGATGTTCCTTCCGATGCACCGAACCCCTTTGCGAAGACTATCGGCAATTTCTGCGGCCTTGCAGGAGCGATTCCCGATGCAATCGTGCGGGGCACCGGCACGGTTCAGGCAGGCACCGGGACGGCGCTGGATCTCTTCGGTGACCGGAGCATCTCCGGCATGAGCCTGTTTAGGAAGAAAGCGTCGCTGGTTGACGACTATGTCGAACGAAGCCACCGGCATATCGACATCAGGCTTGTCCCTCCCGACCGGACGCGGTTCGGCAGGGTCCCCGTCTGTGCCGACGTTGCCGCGGAGTCGGGGGTGGCGCTCATCGGCTGCGACTGTGGAACCAACGGGAGTGAAACAGACAAGCTTAATGAGATCGGTGCTGAGATCTATGAGAACTACGGTCTCGGTCTTCTCGGTGAGGTGATCGACAGGGTCTGTGCACGGATGGCTCTCCGCCTTATTGACGTGACGGTCGAACAGGGAATGGTCCCGCCGAACTCGTCGATCGGGTTCACCGGGAGAGCGGCAATATCCGGAAGAAAGCCCGATTATATTCTCGAGGGAGTAACTGAACGGGGGCTTTATGATAATCCCGTTGATCACCTGGTCTTCGTCGATGACGGACTGGCCCGCGGCGCCGCCCTGATGGGGCGGTGCATGAACTCGCTCGGGAAACCGAAAGCGCCGCTCGGCGGCGTGCGGGGCGGACCCTGCATCATGGGCCGGAGAATCAGGATCGGCAGGTAAGTGAGGTGACAGGCATGGGAGAGGAGACATTTGATATGATCATTCCGCCGGGGACGCCGCGTTCCATCATTGCGGATATCGTCAACAATTTCGACGTGGAGATCGTCCACCGGAAAGAGCGCATGTATTTTGCCAACATGGATGGCGATATGCGTGAACTGCTCGCATTTCGCGGGAAAAAAGACGTGATCGAAAAAGTGCAGGAACAGGTTTTTCAAAAACTGAAGGAATTTATCGGAGAAGAGTAAAATCCCCCTTCTTTTTTTCAGAGCAGTTTTACAAGCAGCGCTTTCTGGGCGTGCAGGCGGTTTTCCGCCTGGTCCCAGACAACGCTTTTTCGGCCTTCCATGACGGCGTCGGTGATCTCTTCGCCCCGGTGGGCGGGCAGGCAGTGCATCACGATCGCATCGGGCGATGCCTTCTGCAGCAGTGCGTCATCAACCGTGTATCCCGAAAAAGAGGCGATTCGTGCATCCCGCTCCGATTCGTTCCCCATCGACACCCAGGTGTCGGTATAGATCACATCGGCATCCATAACCGCCTCTTCGGGAGTTGATGCAAGGGAAATGCGGGCACCTGCGGCGTTCGCCGCTGCAAGCACGGCCGCCGGCGGTGCGTACCGCTCCGGGGTGGCGACCCGGACTTCGTAGCCTGTTCGTGCGGAGGAGAGGATGAGCGAATTGCAGACGTTATTCCCGTCCCCGATCCATGCGACGGTCAGATCGGATATGTCCCCGTAGCACTCTTTCATCGTCAGGATGTCCGCGAGAATCTGGCACGGGTGTTCCCTGTCCGAGAGCCCGTTGATAACCGGAATCGCGGCATGGCGTGCAAGCTCCTCGATGGTCCGGTGGCTGAAGGCGCGGATCATGATTCCCGAGAGGTACCGGGACAGTACCCTCGCCGTATCACGCATCTCTTCTCCCCGCCCAAG
Protein-coding sequences here:
- a CDS encoding ornithine carbamoyltransferase (catalyzes the formation of L-citrulline from carbamoyl phosphate and L-ornithine in arginine biosynthesis and degradation), with amino-acid sequence MKRDILSILDLTKNELDDVIDIAGDLKRKRKRGEDHPLLPKKTLGMIFEKASTRTRISFEVGMVELGGHALFLNPGDLQLGRGEEMRDTARVLSRYLSGIMIRAFSHRTIEELARHAAIPVINGLSDREHPCQILADILTMKECYGDISDLTVAWIGDGNNVCNSLILSSARTGYEVRVATPERYAPPAAVLAAANAAGARISLASTPEEAVMDADVIYTDTWVSMGNESERDARIASFSGYTVDDALLQKASPDAIVMHCLPAHRGEEITDAVMEGRKSVVWDQAENRLHAQKALLVKLL